In the Solanum pennellii chromosome 5, SPENNV200 genome, one interval contains:
- the LOC107019956 gene encoding glutaredoxin-C5-like has translation MYQAAESSSWGGNYHNIETRCASSSSDPLERVIRLASGSAVVIFSMSTCCMCHAVKRLFCGMGVHPTVYELDQDPKGKDMERALSRLLGNSPAVPVVFIGGKLIGAMDRVMASHINGTLVPLLKEAGALWL, from the coding sequence ATGTATCAAGCAGCAGAGTCATCATCTTGGGGTGGAAACTACCACAACATAGAAACAAGGTGTGCATCATCGTCGTCGGATCCATTAGAGAGAGTAATAAGGCTTGCTTCAGGAAGTGCTGTGGTGATATTCAGTATGAGTACATGTTGTATGTGTCATGCAGTGAAAAGGTTGTTTTGTGGAATGGGTGTACATCCAACTGTTTATGAATTGGATCAAGATCCTAAAGGTAAAGATATGGAAAGAGCACTTTCAAGGCTATTAGGAAACTCACCAGCAGTGCCTGTTGTATTCATTGGTGGAAAATTAATTGGAGCAATGGATAGAGTTATGGCTTCTCATATTAATGGTACTTTGGTTCCACTTCTTAAGGAAGCTGGAGCATTATggctttaa